The stretch of DNA CGGCGTTGATTCCGGCGCGCAGTTCGAAATGCTGGTCTTCGGGCATGCCGGCGTTCTGCGCGGCAAGTGTCCGGTGCATCGCCGCGGCGGCATCAGCGGCGTCAGGCACCGTCTCGAAACGCGCCAAGAGGCCGTCACCCAGACTCTTTACCAGGACACCGCGATAGCGCGGCAGTATCTCAGTGGTGACGACCCCGACAAAGTCTGCCCATCGGCGCACTGTGAAGGCTTCGTGCTCTCGCATGAGCCGCACCGATTCCACGAGATCGACCAGCAGCACGACGGTCTCTTGGCGCACGAGTGCGACGCCCGCGCCCTGAACAACAAATCGCCCAGTCTGGGCGGCCTGTTCTTCGCCTTTGTCCACCGCCCTATCGTTCATGTTGAACCAATTTCGCGATCCCGGCTCCTACATCTTAGATGGTATGGAACCGCACGCAAGAGCCGCGCGAAAAGCACTCTGAATCGAGTGCCGCCAGCTACGACGGGCCACGGCGCGCAAGACCGATTGAGTATGCGTCGCAATTCTAAAGCGATTGATACGTGCAATGCCGGATAAGGTTGTGCATCGAAACCACATCCCGGTACGGTCCCGGAGAAATTCGTGTCATTCTGAGCCATCAATGCGAAGGTGCGTCTGATTAGACTATTGCTAACCATCCGAATTACCGAGACATCGAAGCAATCCACGCGATAAGCCAACCTGATGCGTCTTCCCTTCTTCTACGGCTGGCTGATCGTTGCGGTGACGTTCGTCACCATGGCGATCGGGGTCAATGCGCGGACGGCGTTCTCGCTGTTCTTTCCGCCGATCATCGGCGAGTTCGGATGGGAGCGCGGCGTCACGGCGGGCGCGTTTTCGTTCGGCTTCGTGGTGTCAGGCGGCGTCAGTCCGCTGATCGGGCGCATGATGGATCGCTTCGGTCCGCGCGGGGTGATGGAGCTCGGCGTCTTGCTGATGGGCGGCGGGCTGTTGCTCGCGCCGCTGACGACGCAGCCCTGGCATCTCTATCTCACCATCGGCGTGCTGGTCGGCGCGGGCAGCGTGTGCCTTGGCTATTCCGGACAATCGCTGTTTCTGCCGAACTGGTTCATTCGCCGCCGCGGGCTCGCCATGGGGCTCGCCTTTGCCGGCGTCGGCATCGGCTCGGTGACCCTGCTGCCGTGGGTGCAGCATTTGATCGAGCAGACCGGCTGGCGCACCGCCTGCACCGCGATGGGCATCCTGGTAATCGCCGTGCTCGCGCCGATCAATTTCTTGCTGCGCAAACGCCCCGAGGATATCGGGCTGTTGCCGGATGGCGATGCGGCGCCGTCGGCGACATCGGCCGCGCCTCGCTCGAACGTCGTCGATCCCGTGTGGGCCGGCACCGACTGGACGCTTAGCCGCGCGTTGCGTACCGCGCGTTTCTGGTGGATCTCGCTCGGCTATTTCTGCGGCCTCTACATCTGGTACGCGGTGCAGGTGCACCAGACCAAATTCCTGCTCGACATCGGCTTCAGCGCCAACGTCGCGGTGTGGGCGCTCGGCGTCGTCAGCCTGCTCGGCATCCCCGGCCAGATCTGGCTCGGGCATCTTTCCGACCGGATCGGGCGCGAATGGATCTGGGCCATCAGCTGCACCGGCTTTGCAATCTGTTTCGCCGCGCTGATCGCCTTGAAGTTCGCGCCGGTGTTGCCGCTGGTCTATCTCATGATCTTCGCGCAAGGCGCGCTCGGCTACGGCCTGACCTCGATCATGGGCGCGGTAGTGCTCGAAATCTTTCAGGGCAGGCAATATGGCAGCATCTTTGGCACCATCATGCTGGCCGCATTGGCCGGCGGCGCGGCGGGCCCATGGGCGACCGGGCTGCTGTACGATCTTTCAGGCAGCTATACGCTGGCGTTTGCGATCGGCATCGCCGTCAGCATCCTGTCGGCGTTTGGGATCTGGCGGGCGTCGCCGGGCAAGGTGAGGGCGGTCGCGGGACAAATGCACAAGGCGCATATCGGGAGCGGCGCGGGCTAGCCGCAATTACTCTCGACCACGGCTCATCGAGGCCGCGCCTCAATGTCGAACGTCTTTCGCAGCACTTCCGCACCGTCTCTGGTCACGCGATACGTCGCGGCGTAGCGTCCGGCGGGCCACGCTGCCGCGTTACGCTTCTTTCCAGCGATGACAAGGAATTGCGCCTTGTCCCGGTCGAGCGCTGGAAGATTGTTGGCGGAGACGGAAGCGCCATCGGGGCCTTGCACCGCGAGGAATTGCTGGTCGCCGGCCTGCAGGCCGATGGTCCTGACATAAGCGACGAGTGCATCCGACCCCGGCGTGACGGGATGCTTGCCGATTTCGCCGGACTCGATCAGCTCCATGGTCGGGGCGATGCCGGCAAAGCCGTAATCGATGATTTCGCGCGGACGGTATTGCGTCTGTTCGGCAAGGGACGCGGCCCAGAGCGACCGGCCGCCGCCGCAGGAATTC from Bradyrhizobium sp. AZCC 1693 encodes:
- a CDS encoding MFS transporter; translated protein: MRLPFFYGWLIVAVTFVTMAIGVNARTAFSLFFPPIIGEFGWERGVTAGAFSFGFVVSGGVSPLIGRMMDRFGPRGVMELGVLLMGGGLLLAPLTTQPWHLYLTIGVLVGAGSVCLGYSGQSLFLPNWFIRRRGLAMGLAFAGVGIGSVTLLPWVQHLIEQTGWRTACTAMGILVIAVLAPINFLLRKRPEDIGLLPDGDAAPSATSAAPRSNVVDPVWAGTDWTLSRALRTARFWWISLGYFCGLYIWYAVQVHQTKFLLDIGFSANVAVWALGVVSLLGIPGQIWLGHLSDRIGREWIWAISCTGFAICFAALIALKFAPVLPLVYLMIFAQGALGYGLTSIMGAVVLEIFQGRQYGSIFGTIMLAALAGGAAGPWATGLLYDLSGSYTLAFAIGIAVSILSAFGIWRASPGKVRAVAGQMHKAHIGSGAG